Below is a genomic region from Candidatus Margulisiibacteriota bacterium.
GACCTTTAAGCCAAGCAGGATAATAAACAGGGTAGAAGGGGTCTCGGTCCTGTCAAGGTTTGACGGACTGAATTCGCCGATACCGGAATACAAGCCGTATTCCGATGTCGGACTAAAGCACTGGGCTGTAGGGTCCATTGAAGCGGCCAAGCAAAAAGGCCTGCTTGACTTCATAACTTCCGACAGGCTCCTGTTAAAGCGGGGACTGGCAAGGTCCGAGGCTGTAGAGATGCTGGCCAAGACCGATTACGGCAAGGAAAGAATAGACTGGCTGCTTGACTGGGAACGCGGCTACGGCCCCAATTCCATGGCCAATGTTAAAAAACCGAGGCAGTTCTTCCTAAGGTCAGAGAATTACTAGGCCCAGACTTATCAAGGGCTTTCCAAAATGTTATAATCCCTTCCTGAGGCGCATATCCGCATGTATCTGATCGCAGGGCTCGGTAATCCGGGCAAAGAATATGAAGAAACCAGGCATAACCTTGGCTTTGAGGTTATAGGCCGCCTTGCTCTTGAGGCCGGGGCAGTCCTCAAAAACGACCGCAAGTTCAGGGCAAAAGCGACAAAGGCCGCTCTTGCCGGCCAACACGCTGTCCTTTTGGCCCCGCAGACCTTTATGAACCTGAGCGGACAGGCGGTAAAAGCCGCGTCGGATTACTACAAGATACCCCCGGACAAAATAGTGCTTGTCTATGATGACATTGACCTTGAAGAAGGTCAGGTCAGGATCAAGGTCGGAGGAGGTTCTGCCGGCCACAAAGGGGTA
It encodes:
- the pth gene encoding aminoacyl-tRNA hydrolase is translated as MYLIAGLGNPGKEYEETRHNLGFEVIGRLALEAGAVLKNDRKFRAKATKAALAGQHAVLLAPQTFMNLSGQAVKAASDYYKIPPDKIVLVYDDIDLEEGQVRIKVGGGSAGHKGVGSVIEHLNARDFIRVRIGAGRPVLREAADHVLSRLEEDKKDVFSSALNTAALAVVEIVANGPEAAMNKFNGV